A genomic region of Streptomyces sp. NBC_00247 contains the following coding sequences:
- a CDS encoding HNH endonuclease, translating into MPHVLVLNASYEPLGVVPLHRALVLVLENKAVCLEESGALLRSPTTVVPAPSVVRLKRFVRVPYRGPVPLTRRALFARDGGRCVYCGAAATSVDHVVPRSRGGLHAWDNVVAACRRCNHVKADRHLPELGWRLRHQPAPPTGLAWRIIGTGHRDPRWLPYLQPFGADDAMARIDGVSA; encoded by the coding sequence GTGCCGCACGTCCTGGTTCTCAACGCGTCGTACGAGCCGCTCGGCGTCGTACCGCTCCACCGCGCGCTCGTCCTCGTCCTCGAAAACAAGGCCGTCTGCCTCGAAGAGTCCGGCGCCCTCCTGCGCAGCCCCACCACCGTCGTGCCGGCCCCCAGCGTGGTCCGCCTCAAGCGTTTCGTACGGGTCCCCTACCGGGGGCCCGTCCCGCTCACCCGCCGCGCGCTCTTCGCCCGGGACGGCGGCCGCTGCGTGTACTGCGGGGCCGCCGCCACCAGCGTCGACCACGTCGTGCCGCGCAGCCGGGGCGGTCTGCACGCGTGGGACAACGTGGTGGCGGCCTGCCGCCGCTGCAACCACGTCAAGGCCGACCGGCACCTCCCCGAACTGGGCTGGCGCCTGCGCCACCAGCCCGCGCCGCCCACCGGGCTGGCGTGGCGGATCATCGGCACCGGTCACCGCGACCCGCGCTGGCTGCCCTACCTCCAGCCGTTCGGCGCGGACGACGCGATGGCCCGGATCGACGGCGTCTCCGCCTGA